The Diorhabda sublineata isolate icDioSubl1.1 chromosome 6, icDioSubl1.1, whole genome shotgun sequence genome includes a window with the following:
- the LOC130445573 gene encoding suppressor of Mek1-like — MNRSWNKNSNSPAGFVYFNQNSQKEATDFIAFQDSPKQSNTYSPKFHNSPRNFNDRNNFRYSGGHKKPFYSPNCKNISWHKQKQTNTSWKEKNQYEKKHTIPNPKMMSADGQRDMTLYYDPTCVLNPWEELEKQFFGKKNEENKTPEINNDEKTTISSSDSSKKDSSSSSDEENDSSEESSASEQNETT; from the exons ATGAATCGTTCTTGGAATAAAAATTCCAATTCCCCTGCAggatttgtttatttcaatcaaaattctCAGAAAGAAGCTACAGATTTTATAGCATTTCAAGATAGCCCCAAACAAAGCAACACATATTCACCGAAATTTCACAATAGCCCCAGAAATTTCAACGACAGAAATAATTTCAGGTATTCCGGTGGACataaaaaacctttttatagccctaattgtaaaaatatttcatggCACAAACAGAAACAAACAAATACTTCTTGGAAGGAGAAAAACCAGTACGAAAAAAAGCAC ACTATACCTAATCCAAAAATGATGAGTGCCGATGGACAAAGAGACATGACTCTATATTACGACCCTACTTGTGTTTTGAATCCTTGGGAGGAattggaaaaacaatttttcgggaagaaaaatgaagaaaataaaacaccGGAGattaataatgatgaaaaaactaCAATAAGTAGTAGTGATAGCAGTAAAAAAGACTCGTCGAGTTCTAGTGACGAAGAAAATGATTCGAGCGAAGAATCAAGTGCAAGCGAACAAAATGAAACAACGTAA